CGTGGACCGCCCCGCCGGGCGCGTCGCTCCTGGTCTCGGTGCTGCTGCGGCCGCCGGCCGGGGTGGTCGGGGCGGTGGGGATGGCGGTCGGGCTGGCCATGGCGGAGGCCGTGTCGTCGCTCACGGTCGTGGTGCCGGGCCTCAAGTGGCCCAACGACCTCGTCGTCGCGGACCGTGGTGTCGACCGCAAACTTGGGGGGATCCTGGCCGAGGCCGATTGGCCGGCCGGGAGCACCGCTTCGTCGGGGTGGCGCGCGCCGCGCGACGACGAGCGGATGGTGGTCGTGGTGGGCGTGGGGGTGAACGTGAACTGGCCGGCGTCGCTGCCGGACGACCTCGCGGCGACGGCCACCGCCCTCAACCACCTCGTCGGCCACGACGTCGACCGGGTCGAGCTGCTGGTCGCCTTCCTGCGTCGCCTCGACGGTCACTACGGGGGGTTGGTCGCCGCGGGGTCGGCGTCGGGGGCCGGGCTGCTCGACGCCTGGCGCGCCCGATCGGCCACGTTGGGACGGCGGGTGCGGGTCGACCTGGGCAGCAGCGACGTGGAGGGCACGGCCGTCGACGTCACCCCCGAGGGCCACCTGGTGGTGGCGACCGACGAGGGCGACCGCCGGACGTTCGCCGCCGGCGACGTCGTCCACCTCCGCCCCACCTGAGCTACGGATCGACGGTGCGGGCCTGGAGGGCGGCCAGGGCGGCGGCGGCCTGTTGCGCCACGGGGCCGTCGGCGCCGGGGAGGGCGCGGCCGTTGATCGCGTGCAGGGGCTGGGCGTCGCGGGTCGACGACGTGAGCAGCACCTCGGTCACGTCGTCGTCGGCCAGGCGCTCGATCGGCATGTCCTCCTCGTCGGCCCCGGGCAACTCCTCCAGGAGCAGCGCCCGGGTCACGCCACCGAGGCAGCCCGACAGCAGCGACGGCGTCAGGAGCCGCCCGTCGACCACCACGAACACGTTGCTGCCCGTGCCCTCGCACAGGGCGCCGGCCAGGTTGGGGAAGATCGCCTCGGTCGCGCCCAGCTTGGCCGCCTCGGCCAGCGCCACCACGTTCTCGGCGTAGGACGTGGTCTTCAGCCCGGCGACGGCGCTGCGCTCGTTGCGGGGCCACGGCACGGTGATGGCGGTCGTCGACGGGTCCCACGACGTCGCCCGGGCCGCCACCACGACCAGCGTCGGCCCGGCACTGCCCCGGTCCGAGCCCAGCGGCGCCGGCCCGCCGGTCAGCGTGATCCGCAGCCGCCCGGCCGCAGGGCCGACCGCGGCGATCACCTCGTCCATGGCGATGCGCAGCTTGTCGGGCCCGATCGGGACGTCGAGGCCGAGCCCGACCGCCGAGCGCTCCAGCCGCGCGAGGTGGCGGGTCACCGCGAAGGGCCGGCCGTCGACCACCTTGAGCGTCTCGAACACCCCGTCGCCGACGGTGAAGCCGTGGTCGAAGACCGACACTGACGCCTCGTCGGGGTCGACGAGCGCCCCGTTGATCCACACTGCCCGGTCGGCGGCACCTGGTGCTGTTGTCATGGGATTGGCATCTTGGCCGACCGGAGGGGCCGAGTCGACGATGATTACCCTCGCTCACGTCGAGCCCGGGGCATGGGGATGCCCGGGCCACACGCCGAGGGGGCAGGATGACGCAGAGACTGCGTGCGTTCGGGGTCGGGGTGGTCGCGATGACGCTGGCCGGGTGCTGGTACCAGCCCGGCCAGGGGCCCGACCGGACGGGCTACAACCCGTTCGAGACCGTGATCAGCGCGGCCAACGTGGCCGACCTCACCGAGCAGTGGACCGCCCCGACCGACGAGGTCGGCGTGGGCGACCCGGTCGTGTCGAACGCCGGCGTCCACGTCAACGCCGGAAACGGGTCCTACTACGGCTTCGACCCGGCGACCGGCACCCGCCTGTGGAAGCGCGATCTGGCGCCCGAGGGCTCCTTCCTCTTCGGGTCGCAGCCGTTCGCCGATGCCGGCACGCTGCTCGTCAGCTACGGGCGCGGCAACCTCGGTGGCAGCTACACCGTCGAGCGGCTCGACGGGGCGACGGGCGCGTCGCTCGGCATCGTCGACACCTTCGGCGTCGTCAACGGCCAGCGCGGGTCGCTGATGGTGCAGCACCGCGTGGGCTTCGGCTCGGGGGGCCCGGTGGCGACGTCGCTGAAGGTCTCGGACTCCGCCGACCCGGCGGTCGGCTGGTCGGGGATCGTCTACCCGTCGACCAACATGTCGGCCCCAGCCGTGACGCTGGGTGAGGCGGGCGTGTACCAGGCCGGCATCGGCTTCGTCTCGACGGCCGACCCGTTCACGTTCGGCAACGGCGTGCGGGCGTGGGCGCTGTCCGGGGTGGCGACCTGCGGATCGCCCGGGATCCGCTGCCCGAAGTGGGCCACGCCGCTCGACGGCTCGGGCACCATCCCGGTGCTGAACGACGCCGAGTCCGTGCTGTACACGGCGACCGCAGCGGGCACGGCCTACGCCGTGAGCACGGCCGACGGCTCGATCCTGTGGTCGGCCCCGCTGGGCGCGCCGGCGTCGGCCATCCCGGCGCTGGCCGACGGGGTGCTGTACGTCCCGACCGCCGACGGCCGCCTGGTGGCTCTCGACGGCGACGGCTGTGGTGCCGTCACGTGTTCCCCGTTGTGGTCCGCCACGGGCGGTGCCGGCACGACGGGCTCGATCGGCGACCAGCCGGCGGTCGCCGGGGGCGTGGTGTTCACGGGCTGGGGCGACGGGTCGGTGCACGCGTTCGCCGCGGCCGGCTGTGGTTCGGCGACGTGCTCGCCGCTGTGGTCGGCGTCGACCGGCAGCGCCATCTCGGGCGCCCCGGCGGTGTCCAACGGGCAGCTCTACGTCGGCACGCAGGACGGCCGCGTGGTCGCCTACGGGCTCGACTAGGACGTGCTCGAGGCGACGGCGAGGAGGCGGTGGGCCTTGAGCTCGGTCTCGGCCCACTCGCCCTCGGGTGTCGAGTCCCAGGTGATGCCGCCGCCCGTGCCGAGGTGGAGGAGCCCGTCGTCGATCCAGAAGGTGCGGATGGCGACGTTGAGGTCGCCCTGGCGGCGGTCGGCGTCGACCCAGCCCACCGCGCCGCAGTAGACGCCCCGGGGCACCGGCTCCAGGCGGGAGATGACGTCGAGCGCCGCCAGCTTGGGGGCGCCGGTGACCGACCCCGGCGGGAAGGTGGCGGCGATCACCTCGGGCCAGCCGACGCCGTCGCGCAGGCGTCCGGTCACCGTCGAGACCAGGTGGACCAGGCCGGGGTGGGGCTCGACGGCGCACAGTGCGGGCACCTCCACGGACCCCCACTCGCATACCCGGCCCAGGTCGTTGCGGACGAGGTCGACGATCATCACGTTCTCGGCCCGGTCCTTGGGCAGGAGGTCCTCGGGGCGGGCGGCGGTGCCCTTGATGGGCGACGACGCGACGTCGCGGCCGTCGCGGCGCAGGAAGCGCTCCGGCGAGGCGGAGGCGACGTGGCAGCCGATCTGGGGGATGCGGACGACGGCCGAGTAGGGGGCGGGGTTGCCGGCGCCCAGGGCGGCCCCGAGGGCGGCGACGTCGGGCTCGCCGTCGCCGTGGTCGGGGAGGGGGGCGGCCAGCCGGCGGGTGAGGTTCACCTGGTAGACGTCGCCGGCGGCGATCGACTCCCGGATCGACTCGACGCCGGCGCAGAACTTGCCCTCGTCGAGCGAGGAGACCCAGGAGTCCGGATGGGGGCCGCGCCACGGCGGGCCGGGCCAGGGACGGGCGGGACGGACGGTGGCGAAGCGGGCGCAGATGGCCGGGCCCTCGAAGGGCACCACCACCGCCCACTGGCCCTCGCTGTCGAGCGCGGCCAGGTCGGAGGTGACGTCGACCAGGTTGGTCAGCAACCGGCCGCCCACCACGGCCAGCGGCGCGAGATCGGTCAGGGCCACGATCCTCCGCAGCCTACGAGTGGGGCGTTCACGGCGGTGAACCCTTAGTTGTCACCCATCCAACCACCCCGCCGCCGCCCCAAGCGGTGAAGGGCTGCGCCTTCACTGTCACACCCTGGCCGTACGATCCCTTCCATGCACGTGGAGCTCACGGACGAGCAGGAGCAGCTTCGAGAGGTCGTCCGAGACTTCGCGGCGGCGGAGATCGCGCCCTGGGCCTACGAGTGGGACCGCGACCACGCCTTCCCCGTCGACACCGTGCTGAAGATGGGGGAGCTGGGGCTGTTCGGCATCCCCTTCCCGGAGCGCTACGGCGGCGGGGGCGCCGACCTCACCACCCTGTGCATCGCCATCGAGGAGCTGGGCCGGGTCGACCAGTCGTTGGCGATCACGCTCGAGGCCGCGGTCGGCCTGGGCGCCACGCCGATCCACCGCTTCGGCACCGAGGAGCAGCGGGAGCAGTGGTTGCCCGACCTGTGCGCCGGGCGGGCGCTCGCGGGGTTCGGGCTGACCGAGCCCGATGCCGGCAGCGACGCCGGCCGCACCCGCACCACCGCCACGCTCGACGAGGCCGCGGGCGAGTGGGTGATCGACGGCGAGAAGGCGTTCATCACCAACTCGGGCACGCCGATCACGTCGTTCGTCACGGTCACGGCCCGCACCGGGGAGCGGGAGCCCGGCGGCAAGCTCCCGGAGATCTCCACGATCATCGTGCCGGCGGGCACGCCCGGCTTCGAGGTGCAGCCGCCCTACCGGAAGATGGGCTGGCACGCGTCCGACACCCACGGGCTGAGCTTCAGCGGCTGCCGGGTGCCGGAGTCGAACCTGCTGGGCGGGCGGGGTCGGGGCTTCCCCCAGTTCCTGGAGACGCTCGACGAGGGGCGCATCGCCATCGCCGCACTGGCCGTGGGCGTCATCCGGTGCTGCCTCGACGAGTCGGTGCGCTACGCCAACGACCGCGTGGCGTTCGGCCAGGCGATCGGGTCGAACCAGGCGGTGGCGTTCGCCTGCGCCGACATGGCCGCCATGGCGGAGGCCGCCCGGCTGCTCACGTACCACGCCGCCTGGCTGTGCGACACCGGGCGACCGTTCAAACGGGCGGCGGCCATCGCCAAGCTGACCGCCACCGAGTCGGCGGTCACGGCCACCCGGATGGCCACCCAGGTGTTCGGCGGCTCGGGGTTCATGGACGAGACGCTGGTCGCCCGCCAGTACCGCGACGCCAAGGTGCTGGAGATCGGTGAGGGCACCAGCGAGATCCAACGGTTGGTGATCGCCCGCGACCTAGGTTTGCCGGTCCGATGAGCGCTCCCGACCACGACGAGCCCGCGGGGCCGGGGCGCCACCACCCGCGGCGGCGACGGCGGGGGTGGCTGCAGCGGTTGGTGATCTTCGGCGGGATCATGAGCAGCCTGGCGTTGGCGGCGAGCGCGGGGACCTTCGGCTACGTGTACCGCAAGGCCGAGAAGATCCCGCGGGTGGAGCTGTCGAGCGTCCTGGAGGACGCTCCGGAGGCGTCGGGCGAGCCGCAGAACTACCTCATCGTGGGCGTCGACAACGCCGACGGGCTCCCCGTCGACGACCCGGTGCGCAACGACCGCGACTCGCAGATGCTCAACGACGTGGTGATGGTGCTGCGCATCGACCCGAGCGAGCGCAAGGCCGAGCTGCTGTCGCTGCCGCGCGACCTGTGGGTCCCCTACGGCGACACCGGCGACCACGCCCGCATCAACACCGCCATCTCCCGGGGCAACGGGCGGCCCGACGTGCTGATCGCCCTGATGCGCGACTACCTCGGCATCCCGATCCACCACTACGTCCAGCTCGAGTTCGCCGGGTTCCGCGACCTGGTGGCCGCCATCGACGGCGTGCCCGTCTACTTCCCGTACCCGGCCCGCGACCGGAACTCGGGCCTCAGCATCCTGCAGACCGGGTGCGTCACGCTCGATCCGGTCCAGGCGCTGGCCTACGCCCGGGCCCGCCACTACGACGAGCTCATCGACGGGGAGTGGGTGCGCGACCCCCGCTCCGACCTGGGTCGCATCGCCCGTCAGCAGGACTTCATCCGTCGGGCCCTCGACCGGGCCGCGAGCAAGGGCGCCCGCAACCCCGGCACGCTCGACCGCCTGCTCGACGTCGCGCTCTCCAGCGTCACCATCGACGACGCGCTGACCACCGGCGACATCTTCGACCTGGCCCAGCGGTTCCGGCAGTTCGACCCCGACAGCCTGAAGACCTACACGGTGCCGGTGGAGCGCACCTTCAAGGGCGCGGCCGACGTGGTCCTGCTGCAGGAGGCCGCGGCCGAGCCGACCCTGGCCCGCTTCCGGGGCGACCCCGAGCCGGAGGACTCCGACGATTCGGGCGGCGACGATGACGACATCAGCGACATCGCGCCCGCCTCGGTGCGGCTGACGGTGCGCAACGGGTCGGGGGTACAGGGCCAGGCGTCGGAGGCGGCCGACGGGCTCACGGGCGCCGGCTTCATCGTCGTCGGCCGGGGCGAGGAGCCCGGCTTCGGCGTGCAGCGCACCACCATCCGCTACCCGGCCGGGAGCCAGCCGGCCGCGGAGCTGGTGTCCCGCTGGCTGGTGGCGGGCGCCGAGCTCGAGGAGCTGCCGGAAGGCTCGGTCGAGGTCGGTGACGGCGGTGTCGTGCTGGTCACGGGCACCGACTGGGCCGGCGTCAGTACCGAGGCGGCCACGTCGCCCGGCCCGGACGACCCGCCGGCGATGCCCGGAGACCCTGTGACGACCACCTCCACCACGTCGACCTCCCTGGGGGGTTCCTCCACCTCGTCCACCACCTCCACCACCGTGCCGCCCGACTGTTGACGGCCGAGTTCGGGCAGCTCCGGCCCTGCGCTGCGGCCGGGCGTCCCACACCCCATCCAACCACCCCGCCGCCGCCCCCAGCGGAGGAGGCCGCGAGCGGCTCCGCCATCACACCTACAATCGACCCCCTGTGAAGGGCCTCATCCTCTCCGGCGGGGCAGGCACACGCCTGCGCCCCATCACCCACACGAGCGCCAAGCAGCTCGTACCGATCGCCAACAAGCCGATCCTGTTCTACGGGATCGAGGACATGGCCGCCGCCGGCATCAAGGAGATCGGCATCATCGTCGGTGGCACCGCCGACGAGATCACCGAGGCTGTAGGTGACGGCTCCCGCTGGGGCGTGAAGGTCACCTACATCCCCCAGGACGAGCCGCGGGGCCTGGCCCACTGCGTCCTCATCGCCCACGACTACCTGGGCGACGAGGACTTCGTCATGTACCTGGGCGACAACATGCTCCAGCAGGGCCTGGCCAACTTCACCAAGCGCTTCGAGGCGGAGAAGGCCCGCTCGTCGCTGCCCCGCCTCGGTGAGGACAGCAAGACCCCGGCCGCCCAGATCCTCCTGGCCAAGGTCGACGACCCGCGGCAGTTCGGCGTGGCCGAGCTGGGCCCCGACGGCGAGGTGCTCCGGCTGGTCGAGAAGCCCGTCGACCCCCCGTCCGACCTGGCCCTCGTCGGCGTCTACCTGTTCGACCGCCAGATCCACGACGCCGTGCGCGGCATCGAGCCGTCGTGGCGTGGCGAGCTGGAGATCACCGACGCCATCCAGTGGCTCATCGACCACGGCCACCGGGTGAACCACGAGGTGCTCGAGGGCTGGTGGATCGACACCGGCAAGAAGGACCCGTTGCTCCAGTGCAACCGCCTGGTGCTGGAGACGCTGGAGCCGAAGGTGCAGGGATCGGTCGACGGCTCGTCGTCGATCGAGGGCCGGGTGGTGATCGAGGAGGGCGCCCAGATCGTGAACAGCCGCATCCTCGGCCCGGCGATCATCGGCGAGCGGACCCGGGTCGTGAACAGCTACGTCGGTCCCTTCAGCTCGATCGCCTCCGACTGCGAGATCGTCGACGCCGAGATGGAGCACTCGGTGGTGCTGCAGCGCAGCTCGATCGTCGACGTCCCCCGGCTGACCGACAGCCTCATCGGGCGGGAGGTCGAGCTGTCGCGCAACGACCGCCGTCCCCGTGCCCTGCGACTGATGCTCGGCGACCACTCCGTCGTCGAGCTCCACTAGGAGAACCCCGTGGCCACCATCCACCCCTCCGACGAGATCGACGGCGTCTTCGTCGTCCAGCCCGACATCCACGGCGACGCCCGCGGCATCTTCATCGAGACGTACCGTCGCCAGTGGTTCCCGTCGGGGCGGGAGATGATCCAGGGCAACCGGGGCGACCGCCGCTCCGGCGCGATCGTCGGCCTCCACTACCACCTGCACCAGGCCGACTACTGGTACGTGCCGTTCGGTCGGGCCCGGGTGGTGCTGCACGACCTGCGCGAGGGGTCGAAGACCGACGGCGCCACGCTCGTGGTCGACCTGGGCAGCGAGCCCGGCACGGCCGGCGTCGACCACGACCACCGGGGCATCTACATCCCGCCGGGCGTGGCGCACGGCTTCGCCGCCCTCACCGACATGACCATCACGTACCTGGTCGACGGCTACTACAACCCCGCCGACGAGCTGGGCGTGGCCTGGGACGACCCGCAGATCGGGGCCGACTGGGGCCTCACCGACCCGGTGCTGTCGGACCGCGACAAGGCCAACCCCCGGCGCGCCGACCTGCCGGTAGACCGCCGCCCCTACGCTGCCCTGCGTACTTGAGCGGTTCGAGGAGAGTCGGAAGAACATGAAGCAGTTCGTGACCGGCGGCGCCGGGTTCATCGGGTCGAACTACGTCCGCTACGTGCTGGAGAGCACCGACGACGAGGTGACCGTCTACGACGCCCTCACCTACGCCGGCAACCTCTCCACCCTCAAGGACGTCGACGACAGCCCCCGCTACCAGTTCGTGAAGGGCAACATCTGCGACCCCGGCGTGCTCGAGGACGCCATGGCCGGCCACGACGCCGTGGTCCACTTCGCGGCCGAGAGCCACGTCGACCGGTCGATCGCCGGCCCCGACGACTTCGTCAACACCAACTGCTTCGGCACCAACGTGGTGATGGACACGGCCCGGCGCCTGGAGATCCCCCGGGTGATCCACATCGGCACCGACGAGGTGTACGGCTCGGTGGAGGTCGGCTCGTCGAAGGAGACCGACCCGCTGGAGCCCCGGTCGCCCTACTCGGCGTCGAAGGCCGGGTCCGACCTGATCGCCCTGTCGTACCACCACACCTACGGCCTCCCGGTGACCGTCACCCGCTGCACCAACAACTTCGGGCCGTACCAGTTCCCCGAGAAGGTCATCCCGCTCTTCGCCACCAACCTGATGGAGGGCATCCCGGTGCCGCTCTACGGCGACGGGCTGAACGAGCGCGACTGGCTCTACGTCGACGACCACTGCTCGGCCGT
This sequence is a window from Acidimicrobiales bacterium. Protein-coding genes within it:
- a CDS encoding aminotransferase class IV encodes the protein MTTAPGAADRAVWINGALVDPDEASVSVFDHGFTVGDGVFETLKVVDGRPFAVTRHLARLERSAVGLGLDVPIGPDKLRIAMDEVIAAVGPAAGRLRITLTGGPAPLGSDRGSAGPTLVVVAARATSWDPSTTAITVPWPRNERSAVAGLKTTSYAENVVALAEAAKLGATEAIFPNLAGALCEGTGSNVFVVVDGRLLTPSLLSGCLGGVTRALLLEELPGADEEDMPIERLADDDVTEVLLTSSTRDAQPLHAINGRALPGADGPVAQQAAAALAALQARTVDP
- a CDS encoding glucose-1-phosphate thymidylyltransferase codes for the protein MKGLILSGGAGTRLRPITHTSAKQLVPIANKPILFYGIEDMAAAGIKEIGIIVGGTADEITEAVGDGSRWGVKVTYIPQDEPRGLAHCVLIAHDYLGDEDFVMYLGDNMLQQGLANFTKRFEAEKARSSLPRLGEDSKTPAAQILLAKVDDPRQFGVAELGPDGEVLRLVEKPVDPPSDLALVGVYLFDRQIHDAVRGIEPSWRGELEITDAIQWLIDHGHRVNHEVLEGWWIDTGKKDPLLQCNRLVLETLEPKVQGSVDGSSSIEGRVVIEEGAQIVNSRILGPAIIGERTRVVNSYVGPFSSIASDCEIVDAEMEHSVVLQRSSIVDVPRLTDSLIGREVELSRNDRRPRALRLMLGDHSVVELH
- a CDS encoding LCP family protein encodes the protein MSAPDHDEPAGPGRHHPRRRRRGWLQRLVIFGGIMSSLALAASAGTFGYVYRKAEKIPRVELSSVLEDAPEASGEPQNYLIVGVDNADGLPVDDPVRNDRDSQMLNDVVMVLRIDPSERKAELLSLPRDLWVPYGDTGDHARINTAISRGNGRPDVLIALMRDYLGIPIHHYVQLEFAGFRDLVAAIDGVPVYFPYPARDRNSGLSILQTGCVTLDPVQALAYARARHYDELIDGEWVRDPRSDLGRIARQQDFIRRALDRAASKGARNPGTLDRLLDVALSSVTIDDALTTGDIFDLAQRFRQFDPDSLKTYTVPVERTFKGAADVVLLQEAAAEPTLARFRGDPEPEDSDDSGGDDDDISDIAPASVRLTVRNGSGVQGQASEAADGLTGAGFIVVGRGEEPGFGVQRTTIRYPAGSQPAAELVSRWLVAGAELEELPEGSVEVGDGGVVLVTGTDWAGVSTEAATSPGPDDPPAMPGDPVTTTSTTSTSLGGSSTSSTTSTTVPPDC
- a CDS encoding biotin--[acetyl-CoA-carboxylase] ligase, with protein sequence MLAETRFHRLRWVAETGSTNSDAMASARDGAPEGVVVVADHQGAGRGRLGRTWTAPPGASLLVSVLLRPPAGVVGAVGMAVGLAMAEAVSSLTVVVPGLKWPNDLVVADRGVDRKLGGILAEADWPAGSTASSGWRAPRDDERMVVVVGVGVNVNWPASLPDDLAATATALNHLVGHDVDRVELLVAFLRRLDGHYGGLVAAGSASGAGLLDAWRARSATLGRRVRVDLGSSDVEGTAVDVTPEGHLVVATDEGDRRTFAAGDVVHLRPT
- a CDS encoding anthranilate synthase component I family protein: MALTDLAPLAVVGGRLLTNLVDVTSDLAALDSEGQWAVVVPFEGPAICARFATVRPARPWPGPPWRGPHPDSWVSSLDEGKFCAGVESIRESIAAGDVYQVNLTRRLAAPLPDHGDGEPDVAALGAALGAGNPAPYSAVVRIPQIGCHVASASPERFLRRDGRDVASSPIKGTAARPEDLLPKDRAENVMIVDLVRNDLGRVCEWGSVEVPALCAVEPHPGLVHLVSTVTGRLRDGVGWPEVIAATFPPGSVTGAPKLAALDVISRLEPVPRGVYCGAVGWVDADRRQGDLNVAIRTFWIDDGLLHLGTGGGITWDSTPEGEWAETELKAHRLLAVASSTS
- a CDS encoding PQQ-binding-like beta-propeller repeat protein, translating into MTQRLRAFGVGVVAMTLAGCWYQPGQGPDRTGYNPFETVISAANVADLTEQWTAPTDEVGVGDPVVSNAGVHVNAGNGSYYGFDPATGTRLWKRDLAPEGSFLFGSQPFADAGTLLVSYGRGNLGGSYTVERLDGATGASLGIVDTFGVVNGQRGSLMVQHRVGFGSGGPVATSLKVSDSADPAVGWSGIVYPSTNMSAPAVTLGEAGVYQAGIGFVSTADPFTFGNGVRAWALSGVATCGSPGIRCPKWATPLDGSGTIPVLNDAESVLYTATAAGTAYAVSTADGSILWSAPLGAPASAIPALADGVLYVPTADGRLVALDGDGCGAVTCSPLWSATGGAGTTGSIGDQPAVAGGVVFTGWGDGSVHAFAAAGCGSATCSPLWSASTGSAISGAPAVSNGQLYVGTQDGRVVAYGLD
- a CDS encoding acyl-CoA dehydrogenase family protein, with amino-acid sequence MHVELTDEQEQLREVVRDFAAAEIAPWAYEWDRDHAFPVDTVLKMGELGLFGIPFPERYGGGGADLTTLCIAIEELGRVDQSLAITLEAAVGLGATPIHRFGTEEQREQWLPDLCAGRALAGFGLTEPDAGSDAGRTRTTATLDEAAGEWVIDGEKAFITNSGTPITSFVTVTARTGEREPGGKLPEISTIIVPAGTPGFEVQPPYRKMGWHASDTHGLSFSGCRVPESNLLGGRGRGFPQFLETLDEGRIAIAALAVGVIRCCLDESVRYANDRVAFGQAIGSNQAVAFACADMAAMAEAARLLTYHAAWLCDTGRPFKRAAAIAKLTATESAVTATRMATQVFGGSGFMDETLVARQYRDAKVLEIGEGTSEIQRLVIARDLGLPVR
- the rfbB gene encoding dTDP-glucose 4,6-dehydratase yields the protein MKQFVTGGAGFIGSNYVRYVLESTDDEVTVYDALTYAGNLSTLKDVDDSPRYQFVKGNICDPGVLEDAMAGHDAVVHFAAESHVDRSIAGPDDFVNTNCFGTNVVMDTARRLEIPRVIHIGTDEVYGSVEVGSSKETDPLEPRSPYSASKAGSDLIALSYHHTYGLPVTVTRCTNNFGPYQFPEKVIPLFATNLMEGIPVPLYGDGLNERDWLYVDDHCSAVHLVLHEGAPGEIYNIGAGNETPNRVLVDKLLAAFGVGEEMVSYVEDRLGHDRRYSVDIAKVTALGWKKQRTLDEALAETVDWYRANEWWWRPLKERTAQS
- the rfbC gene encoding dTDP-4-dehydrorhamnose 3,5-epimerase, whose translation is MATIHPSDEIDGVFVVQPDIHGDARGIFIETYRRQWFPSGREMIQGNRGDRRSGAIVGLHYHLHQADYWYVPFGRARVVLHDLREGSKTDGATLVVDLGSEPGTAGVDHDHRGIYIPPGVAHGFAALTDMTITYLVDGYYNPADELGVAWDDPQIGADWGLTDPVLSDRDKANPRRADLPVDRRPYAALRT